One region of Tumebacillus amylolyticus genomic DNA includes:
- a CDS encoding catalase, translated as MDNNEILSEGETQQTLTDRQGHPISDNQNVRTVGNRGPVTLENYHFLEKISHFDRERIPERVVHARGAGAHGYFEAYGSVGDEPIAKYTRAKLMQEKGKRTPVFVRFSTVVHGGHSPETLRDPRGFAVKFYTEDGNWDLVGNNLKIFFIRDPLKFPDMVHAFRPSPVNNLSNPERMFDFLSQTPEATHMVTFVFSPWGIPANYREMQGSGVNTYKWVNQDGEAVLVKYHWEPLKQGIRNLRQSEADEIQMRNYSHATQDLYEAIERGDYPEWELCVQIMSDDEHPELDFDPLDPTKLWPVDKFPFLPVGKMVLDRNPENYFAEVEQVAFGTGVLVDGLDFSDDKLLQGRTFSYSDTQRHRVGTNYLQVPINAPKTHVATNQEGGQMDMRVDRAPGQNPHVNYEPSTLGGLKEAPKPGKDHEPQYDAKLVREKLDRTNDFKQAGETYRAFEDWERDELISNLVGALSVCKPHIQEQMIEYFTKADPEYGQRVLDGLALANRGSNEHTSSASADSAVDAAKKMGGESDRY; from the coding sequence ATGGACAACAACGAAATTCTCTCGGAAGGCGAAACGCAGCAGACGCTGACAGATCGCCAAGGACATCCGATTTCCGATAACCAAAACGTCAGAACTGTCGGCAACCGCGGCCCGGTGACGCTGGAAAACTACCACTTCCTCGAAAAAATCTCGCACTTCGACCGCGAGCGCATCCCGGAGCGCGTCGTGCATGCGCGCGGGGCGGGGGCGCACGGGTACTTTGAAGCGTACGGGAGCGTCGGGGACGAACCGATTGCGAAGTATACCCGAGCGAAGTTGATGCAGGAAAAAGGGAAGCGGACGCCGGTGTTCGTGCGTTTTTCGACAGTTGTGCACGGCGGGCATTCGCCGGAGACGTTGCGCGACCCGCGCGGGTTTGCGGTGAAGTTTTATACGGAGGATGGCAACTGGGATTTGGTCGGGAACAATCTGAAGATCTTTTTCATCCGCGACCCGCTGAAATTCCCGGACATGGTGCATGCGTTCCGTCCGAGCCCGGTCAACAACTTGAGTAATCCGGAGCGGATGTTCGATTTCCTCTCGCAGACGCCGGAAGCGACGCATATGGTGACGTTTGTATTCTCGCCGTGGGGGATTCCGGCGAACTACCGCGAGATGCAAGGGTCTGGCGTCAACACGTACAAGTGGGTGAATCAGGACGGCGAGGCTGTGCTCGTGAAGTATCATTGGGAGCCGCTCAAGCAGGGCATTCGCAACTTGCGCCAGAGTGAAGCGGACGAGATTCAGATGCGCAACTACAGCCATGCCACGCAGGATTTGTATGAAGCGATTGAGCGCGGGGACTATCCGGAGTGGGAGTTGTGCGTGCAGATCATGAGCGACGACGAACATCCGGAGTTGGATTTCGACCCGCTCGATCCGACGAAGCTCTGGCCGGTGGACAAGTTCCCGTTCCTGCCGGTGGGCAAGATGGTGTTGGATCGCAATCCGGAGAATTACTTTGCGGAAGTGGAGCAGGTGGCGTTTGGCACGGGGGTTTTGGTGGACGGTCTGGACTTCTCCGACGACAAACTGCTGCAAGGCCGGACGTTCTCTTACTCCGACACCCAGCGTCATCGCGTGGGGACGAACTACCTGCAAGTCCCGATCAACGCGCCGAAAACGCACGTCGCCACAAACCAAGAAGGCGGGCAGATGGACATGCGTGTCGACCGAGCACCGGGACAAAACCCGCACGTCAACTACGAGCCGTCGACGCTCGGCGGGTTAAAAGAAGCGCCGAAGCCGGGCAAAGACCACGAACCGCAGTACGACGCCAAACTCGTGCGTGAGAAACTCGATCGCACGAACGACTTCAAGCAAGCGGGGGAGACGTACCGTGCGTTTGAAGATTGGGAGCGGGACGAGTTGATCTCGAACTTGGTGGGAGCGTTGAGTGTGTGCAAACCGCACATTCAAGAACAGATGATCGAGTACTTCACCAAGGCCGACCCCGAGTACGGACAACGCGTCCTGGACGGTCTCGCCCTCGCAAACCGTGGGAGCAACGAGCACACCAGCTCTGCCTCCGCAGATTCCGCAGTCGACGCCGCAAAGAAAATGGGCGGAGAGTCGGATCGGTATTAG
- a CDS encoding YheC/YheD family protein — protein sequence MKKRKPELGKWGCWRFFAQVPQIKKYLPETAVLTQVSLQKFLGKYSSVYVKPSAGWGGRGITKVWKREDSGYSFVVERGKAVHSKTISELYRQLRARQRPGITYIVQRGIQLAKINERPYDIRLMMMRVHGKWEYVGMLAKVAGPNSVITNVARGKGYVSDIDTALKKSLGLSETQRAKLKKEMVTLAHRTVNRFEDWKHYSQIGLDLAVDTSGRLWMIEENTGPAHSLFAKLRDPRMYRRIKEITRIWRKARR from the coding sequence TTGAAAAAGCGCAAGCCTGAACTGGGCAAATGGGGCTGTTGGCGGTTCTTCGCGCAAGTCCCGCAGATTAAAAAATACTTACCTGAGACGGCGGTGCTCACTCAAGTTTCGTTGCAAAAATTCCTCGGGAAATATTCAAGCGTCTACGTGAAACCGAGCGCCGGATGGGGTGGCCGCGGGATTACGAAAGTTTGGAAGCGTGAGGATAGCGGGTATTCGTTCGTTGTTGAGCGGGGCAAAGCCGTACACAGCAAGACGATCTCCGAACTCTACCGTCAACTGCGAGCACGACAACGTCCGGGGATCACGTACATCGTGCAGCGGGGTATCCAACTCGCCAAGATCAATGAACGTCCCTATGACATTCGCTTGATGATGATGCGCGTACACGGCAAATGGGAGTACGTCGGGATGCTCGCCAAAGTCGCCGGGCCGAACAGCGTCATCACAAACGTCGCCCGTGGCAAAGGCTATGTATCCGACATCGACACCGCTCTGAAAAAGTCGCTCGGCCTCTCCGAGACCCAACGCGCCAAGTTGAAAAAGGAAATGGTCACCCTCGCCCACCGCACGGTCAACCGCTTTGAAGATTGGAAGCACTACTCGCAAATCGGACTCGACTTGGCGGTGGACACGTCGGGACGGCTCTGGATGATCGAGGAGAACACGGGTCCCGCGCATTCGTTGTTCGCCAAACTTCGCGACCCGCGCATGTATCGCCGCATCAAAGAAATTACCCGCATCTGGCGCAAGGCAAGGCGGTAA
- a CDS encoding MarR family winged helix-turn-helix transcriptional regulator, with protein METLQLKPLIERYMSASFNVNRVMHALLRKLMPENLTADQHETLCYIRERGTCTSSELADYFFVGKSSITAIVKRLVEKDWIERRPDDQDRRVTYLALTPAGEQLIEEMQTKIEELLARYIVHFENQEALQFIETFEKLANLLVCEEEVKENL; from the coding sequence ATGGAGACTTTACAGCTCAAACCGCTGATCGAGCGGTACATGTCAGCTTCGTTCAACGTCAACCGCGTCATGCATGCGCTGCTTCGCAAGCTGATGCCGGAGAACTTGACGGCCGATCAGCACGAGACGCTGTGCTACATACGCGAACGTGGCACCTGTACTTCGTCTGAGTTGGCGGATTATTTTTTTGTGGGCAAGAGTTCGATCACGGCGATTGTGAAGCGTCTGGTCGAGAAGGACTGGATCGAACGCCGTCCCGATGATCAGGACCGCCGTGTCACCTACTTGGCACTAACCCCCGCGGGGGAGCAATTGATAGAAGAAATGCAAACCAAGATCGAAGAACTGCTGGCGAGGTACATCGTGCATTTTGAAAACCAAGAAGCGCTGCAGTTCATCGAAACATTCGAGAAACTTGCCAACTTGCTGGTTTGCGAAGAGGAGGTCAAAGAGAACCTATGA
- the panD gene encoding aspartate 1-decarboxylase: protein MQRLMCKGKIHRAVVTEADLDYVGSITIDSLLMSAADIRPFEMVQVTSLRNATRWKTYAIPADPGSGKICLNGPPARLFQPGDIVFILSMATYEESELGQLKHRVVLVDEHNSITEIREHDM from the coding sequence GTGCAACGCCTGATGTGCAAAGGCAAGATCCACCGCGCCGTCGTCACAGAAGCAGACCTCGACTATGTGGGCAGCATCACCATCGACTCTCTGTTGATGTCCGCTGCCGACATCCGACCGTTTGAAATGGTGCAAGTGACGTCTCTTCGCAATGCCACGCGCTGGAAAACCTACGCGATTCCCGCCGATCCGGGCTCCGGCAAGATCTGCTTGAACGGGCCGCCGGCGCGGCTTTTTCAACCGGGGGACATCGTGTTCATTCTCAGCATGGCAACGTATGAGGAGTCTGAACTCGGGCAACTCAAACACCGCGTCGTGCTCGTCGACGAACACAACTCCATCACCGAAATTCGCGAACACGACATGTAA
- a CDS encoding hydroxyacid dehydrogenase, translated as MDVVIAEDLLGPVPEWFWKKWAVHYDPTLVQDRERLMEACAKAKALVVRNRTQVDRALLERLPDLQVVGRLGVGIENLDLAALREREVAVVIARGGNANAVAEFVIAAMFEQARFLGRLGVQTKQGLWDRGSGIGQELSGKTLGLIGLGDIGQRVASRARVLGMEVVAYDPLLHPTHLAVQDGGVQRATLAEVCAWADYLSLHVPLTAETRHMIGAEELALMKPRAVLINTARGAIVDESALVRSLRDNPQRFAILDVREQEPPEKPDPLAALPNVLLTPHIAGITEESQAQISQMVLGDVDRELEKRKAGP; from the coding sequence ATGGACGTCGTCATCGCGGAAGACTTACTGGGCCCGGTGCCCGAATGGTTTTGGAAAAAGTGGGCCGTTCACTACGATCCGACCCTCGTTCAAGATCGGGAGCGGTTGATGGAAGCCTGTGCGAAGGCAAAAGCGTTGGTGGTACGCAATCGCACGCAGGTGGATCGAGCTCTGTTGGAACGGTTGCCTGATTTGCAAGTCGTCGGGCGTCTGGGTGTGGGGATTGAGAATCTCGATCTCGCCGCTCTGCGTGAGCGCGAGGTGGCGGTGGTGATCGCAAGGGGTGGCAACGCCAATGCGGTGGCTGAGTTTGTCATCGCCGCAATGTTTGAGCAGGCGCGTTTTTTGGGGAGATTGGGTGTGCAGACGAAGCAGGGGTTGTGGGATCGAGGGTCTGGCATCGGGCAGGAGTTGTCCGGCAAGACGTTGGGTTTGATCGGCTTGGGCGATATCGGGCAGCGAGTTGCTTCGAGGGCGCGGGTGCTGGGGATGGAAGTCGTCGCGTACGATCCATTGCTTCATCCTACACATCTCGCGGTGCAGGACGGCGGCGTGCAGAGGGCGACGCTTGCGGAAGTTTGTGCGTGGGCAGATTATCTGTCTCTGCATGTCCCGTTGACTGCGGAGACACGCCATATGATCGGGGCCGAGGAGTTGGCGCTGATGAAACCTCGTGCTGTGCTGATCAACACGGCACGCGGTGCCATCGTGGACGAGTCGGCGCTGGTCCGCAGTCTGCGAGACAACCCGCAACGTTTCGCCATCCTCGATGTTCGGGAGCAAGAGCCGCCGGAGAAACCCGATCCCTTGGCGGCGTTGCCAAACGTCCTGCTCACCCCGCACATTGCAGGGATCACCGAAGAGTCACAAGCGCAGATTTCGCAGATGGTGCTCGGCGACGTGGACCGCGAACTTGAGAAAAGAAAGGCTGGCCCCTGA